cggttgtcattctcatcgacatgcaagtcgtgattcctattacaagaacatgatcaatctcatacatcacatatatcattcatcacatccttttggccatatcacatcacatagcataccctgcaaaaacaagttagatgtcctctaattgttgttgcatgttttacgtggctgctatgggtttctagcaagaacgtttcttacctacgcaaaagccacaatggtgatatgccaattgctatttacccttcataaggacccttttcatcgaatccgatccgactaaagtgggagagacagacacccgctagccacaatatgcatcaagtgcatgtcagtcggtggaaccagtctcacgtaagcgtacgtgtaaggtcggtccgggccgcttcatcccacaatgccgccaaatcaagataagactagtaacggtaagcatattgaacaaatcatcacccacaaatacttgtgttctactcgtgcatagaatctacgcatagacctagctcatgatgccactattggggaacgcagcaataattcaaaacatttcctacgtgtcaccaagatcaatctaggagatgctagcaacgagagagagggagtgcatcttcatacccttgaagatcgctaagcggaagcgttacaagaacgcggttgatggagtcgtactcggcGATTCacatcgcggaagatccgatccaagtgccgaacggacggcacctccacgttcaacacacgtacagcccgaggatgtctcctccttcttgatccagcaaggggagaggagaagttgagggagagctccggcagcacgacggcgtggtggtggagcttgcagttctccgacagggcttcgccaagcactacggaggaggaggaggtgttggagagggggagggctgcgccagggaaggggtatggcagccctcccacccccactatttatagggggaaggggagagggggctggccccctagatcccatctacaaggggggggcggcggccaaggggggaacttgccccccaagtttggtgggaggcgcccccaccccctagggtttccaaccctaggcgcattgGGCCCTTGGGGGGCACCAGACCACTAGGGGGCTGATTCCCACCCTTGTTCAGCCCATTAAGTCCCTTggggcaggtggccccacccggtggacccccggacacctttcggtggtcccggtacaataccgataacccgcgaaaccattccggtgactgaaactggacttcccatatataaatctttacctccgaaccattccggaactcctcgtgacatccggaatctcatccgggactccgaacaaccttcggtaaccacatacaatttcccataacaactctagcgtctccgaaccttaagtgtgtagaacctacgggttcgggaaccatgcagacatggccgagacatctctccggccaataaccaacagcgggatctggatacccatgttggctcccacatattccacgatgatcttatcggatgaaccacgatgtcagggattcaatcaatcccgtatacaattccctttgtccatcggtatgttacttgcccgagattcgatcgttggtatccccatacctcgttcaaacTCGTTAtgggcaagtctctttactcgttccgtaatgcatgaacccgtgactaactccttagtcacattgagcttattatgatgatgcattaccgagtgggcccagagatacctctccatcatacggagtgacaaatcccagtctcgatttgtgcctacccaacagacactttcggagatacctgtagtgcatctttatagccacccagttacgttgtgacgtttggtacacccaaagcattcctacggtattcgggagttgcacaatctcatggtctaaggaaacgatacttgacattagaaaagctctagcaaaacgaactacacgatcttgtgctatgcttaggattgggtcttgtccatcacatcattctcctaataatgtgatcccgttatcaatgacatccaatgtccatggtcaggaaaccacaaccatctattgatcaacgagctagtcaactagagacttactagggacatattacggtctatgtattcacacatgtattacagtttccggttaatacaattatagcatgaacaacagacaattatcatgaacaaggaaatataataataaccactttattattgcctctagggcatatttccaacaaattcttccaactccaatgcatgcaatctaTTGAGCCAAGCATACCTGGGAAGCCGCGGCATCTTCAGCATTGGGAGATCTCAAATACTCCTGGCCAAACACTTGGACAATTCCGACTGTGAAGCGCTTGACACACATGATGGCTTGGCTCTCACCCATAGCCAAGTAATCATCAACTAGATCAGCCGGGATACCGTATGCCAACATACGCAAAGCGGCTGTCACCTTCTGAAAGGTGCTATGCCCGAGCTCTCCGGCGGCATTCCTACTTTGCTGAAAAAATCGGTCATGGCTCGCTAGTTTCTCTGCAATGCGCCTGAACAACTCGGTGCTCATCCTAAACCGTCGACGAAAGTACGACTCTGGGTATGTGGGATTCTCCATGAAATAGTGCCTCATCAATCTGTTATGGGCATCGATCCTATCCCTCCAAATTTTCTGCCGACCCATAACCGAACCACTGTGCTTCGGTTTTTTATTGATGTGCATAGCTAGGATCATTGCAAGATCCTCCTCCTCTTTCATATCAAATTCTTCTTTGGAAGAATCATACGACGAACTCATCTACAATGTTCAATACTAGGCTATAAAAACTACAATCAacatgcaccaaattcatgaagtTTGAGCAGTACATACCTTCCGGGCGTTTTGTCGAATACCTTGCGGGCGCCGAGCGGCAGCGAGCGGCCGGGCGCTGTTCGTCGGAGGACTGCCGCGCGCGAGGGGCGGCGGTGACTAGAGGAGACGGAAGAAGCCGCCGCGGCACGGGGATAGGTCAGGGAAGCGCCGGAACGGTCGCCGGgtggtgcgggcggcggcggcgccgcgaCTGGATGGGGTAGTTGCGAGCGAGCACTCGAGAGTCCAGCGCGCAGGAGCGGGCGCAGCAAATAAGTGACGCGCGATGGCGTTTCAACCCGCGCGCTGAACTAGATATGCCGCGCGCGCGGTTTTTACGTCTCCGCTGAAGCGTCCGGAACGGTAGCGTGGCGCTTAAGCGCGGCTGTCGGAGATGCTCTAAGCACTCTCGTTTTCAGTCCCAAACAACGCCATACAAGCCAGTCCCGACTCATTTTTCATTTTGGATCTGTAATTCAAGCTGTTAATCCCAGCAGCTTTGGACACGCGTCCGCGCGCCACTGCGCAAGCGATGAGATCGCCGAGTTGAGAGTCCAGGTTTCCCCGCTGGGACGTACTGCATGCGTGTAGCAGCAACAAGAATCTGAGGACGGGATGCACAGCACAGCAGCAGCAGGCCAGCAGAGCAGGTAAAGGAGAACAAGGAATCGAAGAAAGGAATGATGAACCCTGCTCATACAGTGACACTTTTCTCAAACCAAAAGTTTCTGAAGATTTTACCCAAGACCAGAGGAAGATAGGCACCTGCTAGCTAGCTCGCCAGGCCCTCCATGGATCCCTATCCCCGCCGGCGAAGCAATCCAGCGAGCGAGGGTGCCGTGCCCGTCCGCCTCCACCTCGATCTTCCTCCCCCCTCACGTATTCGTGTTCCTTTCTTCCTCCCCTACTGTACTTCCCCTCCATTATTTTTTCCTTTCAAATTGATGGGCATCGCTGGAGGCGCTCGGCCGATCGATGCTTCCCGCCATATTTATACCCGCGCGCAGGCAAAACGGCCATACCCACACGAGCTTCGAAGTCCTCTTCTCGTTTCGCTTGGAGACGCCATGGGTTCCCCGTCCAGAGCCGCCCTGGTGCTCGCGCTGCCTCTCCTTTGCTTCCTGTCAGGTACGCATTTCAGTTTCAGTTCCATGATTGATCGGCACTGTCGAGCTTGGTTCCGGTCAGAATTTTGACACGTAATTTGTGTCCACGCAGGCGCGACGATGCGTGCCGAGTCGGCCAGGATGTTCACCATCATCAACAAGTGCGAGGCGACGGTATGGCCGGCGGTGACGCCGGGGGACAGCTTCGGCGGGGGCGGGTTCGAGCTCAAGACGGGGCAGTCGGCCGTCTTCACGGCGCCGCCGGCGTGGTCGGGCCGCATCTGGGGCCGCACGGACTGCGCCTTCGACCAGGCCGGCACCGGCAAGTGCGGCACGGGCGCCTGCGGCGCGGCCCTCAAGTGCGGCGCGTCGGGCGACCCGCCGGCGAGCCTGGCCGAGTTCACGCTCGCCACCACGGACTTCTACGACGTGAGCCTCGTGGACGGCTTCAACCTGCCCATCACGGTGACCCCCGTGAGCGGGCGCGGCAACTGCTCCGTGGCCGGCTGCGACGGCGACCTCCGCGACACCTGCCCCGCCGAGCTCTCCGTGAAGGGCCCCAGCGGGAAGACCGCGGCGTGCCGGAGCGCCTGCGACGTGTTCAACACCGACCAGTACTGCTGCCGCGGCAAGTTCGGGGGGCCGTCCACCTGCCCGCCCACGCCTTACTCCAAGAAGTTCAAGGAGGCCTGCCCGTCGGCGTACAGCTACGCCTACGACGACCCCAGCAGCCTCTTCCAGTGCTCCGGCGCCGACTACGTCGTCACCTTCTGCGCAAACAGGTGACGGCCCTCTAAAATTCCGCTGATCTTCACGCTTCTAGATTGCGAGCTTCCATTTTTGGGTACCAATGCATACATTCTTGCGTTTCTATCAGGAAGCAGTCGGTGTGCACGCACCACAACAACAAGCTCGAGTGCGGTGGCTCAAGCCGACACATGCCGATCATGTCCGCCATGATGCTGCTGGTGCTGTTCGTCAGCTTTGTGGCACTGCAGTTTCCTATGTGATTCAGGGCAACAAAATTCAAGTTGGATCTCGGTATACCTTTGGAGTTTGGAGAGGAAACGTTAGCGATCTTATTTTTTTACCTGTGTTTTCAATCGTCTGTCCTGGTGTGAATGGAGGCGTCGCCACAGCATGCAGTACACAATGCCTGGTTCGTGTGAACTTTTTTAGTGGACCGGCCCTTGCCAAATGTAAATAGTACTACGCAAATGTAAGTGTGCTTCAGAAAGTTCTTCCATTGAAATAATAGAGTTTGATCACGAGGCGGCACATGAGAAACATTCTGAGGCCATTGCAATTATCTCCAGCTTGAACTTCAGAAAAGCTAAGACATTattgattttttttgttttcagAAAATTTGGCTAAGTAAGAAAATTCTTTGGTTTGATTTGGTTGGGGTGCACCAAGCCCGGGCAATAGTGCAATGCCCAAGCGACACGTGAGGGCCCCAGTAGCAAGCTACTATAATGGACCTTTCTTCATAAAAAATAAATTTAATATCATTGTGGGCGTGTAACCCACATATCAGATATTAAACTAATAAGAACAGATACTACACTTGATCTTAGCCAAAAGACCGAGAAATGTATGCTTTGAAACGTTGCCCTGAGTCTTCTTTTATTGCTTCCTGGACCGACTATGCCACTTTGTACAGGCGAGGTGGGATTAAACGTGAATCAGAGTTGAGAGTTTGCAGTATGCTTGAGCAGCCTGCCTCTGTCCGTGCTTCCCTGTAGTTGGGCTTCATAAGAAGCCCAGGAAGAATTTCACAGCCCACATGGCTGACGTTGGTTTTCCTAGTATAAACGAACTGGATGAGTCTGGCCTAGAGCTCCTATTGGGCGCCCGCGTGCGTCCAATAGTCCAGCTTCGCTTCTGAAGGGGTGCGCGGACTCGAGTTCCCGACCTCACGTCGAAACGAAAGGCAGCTAGCCAGTCAACCTCGCAACTGTTTGTGAGTAAAGCATAGAGCTAACAATAAAGTACATTATTTTCAGAGAAAATGCTAATACCATTTCAAAATAATGAAAGCAATTTTGAATTTCGAACAATCTTTTTGAAaagtgaacaattttttaaacaATGAGTTTAAAATACATAGTGAACATTTGTTAATATATGGTGTACATTATTCGAATAAACACTAaacatttttttggaaaaatatGGTAAATATTTTTTCAAGTGCAAGCTAACAATTTTTGatacaagatgaacatttttgtaCACAGAGAGCATTTTTTAAATTtacatttaacatttttttaatgtAATGAACTTTTTTGAAAGGTGAACAAAATTTTAAATCATGAAGAAAATTTGGACTCATGAACATATTTCAAAAAATTAAACAAAATTTAAATTCTTACCTTTTAAAGAATTGAATTTATGAAAAACCACAAAAAGAAAACAGGAAAAAGgtgaaaataaaaagaaaaatcattaaaaacaatgaaaaaacaggaaaaaaaatcggttcagggaaccttctagaaggttagAAGGTTCCAAAAACCGGCTGTTGGCTTGAAGTGGGCCGGCACGTGCGCATCGCTCGCTAGCTTCGATTTCAGCTAAACTGCATCTGTTTGCCGCACACGCGCGGCAAATAGGATTCGCCAGTATAAACGGACTGGATGATGCTGGCCTTTGGTTATGCTAGTGCTATTTACATACCTATAGCTGGACTTATTACTTATCTCTGAAAAAGAAACTCCGCTTTTTAAAGAAACTGCATCTGACCTGATATAGATTATCTTAAGCTCATTTTCAATGCAATGGCTAAGGTGCAAGCCATGGGTTCTGAATCATAACGAAATAAGATAGCTTTCAGTTTGAGCGTGTATTAATATAAAAAACTATGCCACTTGTTTGCATTATTAGGTGGCACAGAGGTCAGGAGCATCTTCAATAATTCATGTCAACAATTCTCTatgttcagaaatataagatgtttgaatattttaatatggactacatatgaACCGAAATAAGTAAACAAATACACTAAAATACACCTATATATCCGAAAAAtagttagaacatcttatatttatgaacgaAGGAGTATGTTTGAAGGGTTATCACTTATCACATCCGCTTTGATGATACCGAGAAGAGAATGAGCCACAGTAACGAGAAAGTTGGTGAAGATGTTTAGTAAGCAATAAATGATTTTTGTTTATTAATATCACAAAGGAGACACATGCACCCGATGAACAAACGTTGAAACCAAGGTGCATCCTTAGTTGAAGTCATAGATCCGTGTGAAAATTTGCGCTTTACTTTGAGCCATTTGAAACACTTGTAATGATTGTATTTTTACCAAAACTAAGGTTTTAaatttttgcaggttattttcaaGGCCACCAGTTGGATCCATACGTGGTTGTTAATACGCAACAAGGAGGATCGAGCGCCCACGGTCTTTGGGTGCATCTGATGAGAGATGGTCTCTCGAAATTTGTTCAACTGTTTTGATTGGCAGACTACTTCCTATGATTTTTTTATATTCACCCTTGGGGCAGCCATGTGTAGCAATTTTTGTGATCAGATGATGACCTTTCAAATAATAAATAAATGACTGTGTGCATTACTCGATGCAGAGGCCGATGGGTATTCCCTCTTTCCAAAAAAAAGTGAATAGCTGCCCCTCGGCCTCTTTCCGAAGGGTATTCCCTCTTTGGAAAATGAACATGTTACAGTAAAACCGAAGGGCCACCCTACCCAGCATGCCCCTGAGTAAGCAATATTCCGACTACATCTCTTTCTAACAACCACCTTCTAAAACTAAGCACCCAAATTATCATAGCCATGAGCATGAATGTTACAAATTTCAAACAATCTAAGGAACTTGCCACACAAGGTGTCTCTCTAAAAATCAGTTATCTGCCCATTGTCCACTTGTGTTATCCCGTCTCGCAAGTACAAGTCTTTAACCTTCAATAGACCAGCCCACATATGTCAGAGCCACTTTGTTTTGTGTTTAACAAGCCTGGTCCCTCTGGTAATCTAGTATTTAGCTTTGAAAATATCTTGCCAAGGTCCCACAACAGCTTCAAGTTTCCACTACCATTTGCACAAAAGACTAATGCTGGATAGTTTTAAGTTTTTCATCGCCAAACCTCCTTTTGCTTTGGGTTTGCAACAAGGGCCCACTTAACCATATGGTATTGTTTTCTTTCAGCTGCCACACTGCCAAAAGAACTTCCTTAAGACCTTGTTCACCTTCTTAATCACAATGTCATTCATGAGAGTATTAACAGAAAACTACCACAATTTGACCTACTCTTCAGAAAAACTACCACTTTAGAAAATTTTGCTGAAAGGTACCACTCTACGACTAATTTTCTTCGAAAACCACCCAGTCTGACAATTGCCCGATTCAACCAGTTTAAACCCGTCTATGATAGAGATGGCCCACATGTAAGCGCTGATGTGGTATAGTAGTCAAACTTTGTTAGATTGACCAGTAAGTTGGGCGTTGTGACGTGCAGACCCACATGTCAGCATCAATCTTTTCTCCCTCAAGACAGTTTTTCTTTAGGCCATTTCCTCGAGCATGTTGTAACTTGTATACATGACGGAGCACGAGCTGACATGGCCCCTGTCGAAGGAGGAGAGGAAGGGCACCAGAGTGCGGACGAGCGTGAGCAGTCGCAGCCGCGAGCAGCACTGGTCCTGCACGGGCTAGTGGATGGTGAGCACGACGGTCTTGATGTGCGCGGTGGCCATGTACTGTGTGTGGTGGCCATGTCCCTGGCCCGCACCTCCGCGACACCCGACGACGCGCATAGGGCTGACCGCGAGCCCGTCGAGGTGACCTCGATGGTGAGGTAGTGGACAGGTTGGCGCCCACCGAGACGCCGGAGATGAAAGTCGATCCGGGCGAAGCAAGCCGACCCTGCGAGGCACTGGTCGGCGCTGGCGCCGAGCTCGGCCTGGCCGCACAGCCAGGAGGGGAAAGTCGTGCCATCCTCGATGGCTGCGGGCAGGCGGTGTTGCACGGACAACATGGCGGTTGGGAGCTCGACGGCCGCGCGGAGGAGAACGGGTGTAAGGTCTGCTAGGCGAAGGAGCCGAGGCAGTAGTCGCCGCCATGGAAGTACACCAGCATCGGGAGCTTGCCACTGCCGCCACCGACACCGACCTATAGACACGGACGCGCCGTAGATTGGGAATTCCAAGGAAGAGGCTAGAGTTGACATATGAGTCCCACACGTCATAACAATCATTATAGCGGTCAATCTAGCGGAGTTGACTACTCTGGCATGTCAGTGCTTATGAGTGGGCCCAACCTGTCATAAACTGGTTTAAAACGCCTAATCGGGCAATTGTCTGGTTTGGCagtttttttgcaa
The sequence above is a segment of the Aegilops tauschii subsp. strangulata cultivar AL8/78 chromosome 6, Aet v6.0, whole genome shotgun sequence genome. Coding sequences within it:
- the LOC109753384 gene encoding pathogenesis-related thaumatin-like protein 3.5; translated protein: MGSPSRAALVLALPLLCFLSGATMRAESARMFTIINKCEATVWPAVTPGDSFGGGGFELKTGQSAVFTAPPAWSGRIWGRTDCAFDQAGTGKCGTGACGAALKCGASGDPPASLAEFTLATTDFYDVSLVDGFNLPITVTPVSGRGNCSVAGCDGDLRDTCPAELSVKGPSGKTAACRSACDVFNTDQYCCRGKFGGPSTCPPTPYSKKFKEACPSAYSYAYDDPSSLFQCSGADYVVTFCANRKQSVCTHHNNKLECGGSSRHMPIMSAMMLLVLFVSFVALQFPM